AAAAGTGGATGGTGGTTATCGTTTAACAGGCACAAAAATGTGGATCACCAATAGCCCAATCGCAGACGTATTTGTGGTGTGGGCAAAAGAAGTGTCTGCTGAGGGCAATGTAGGCGAGATTCGAGGCTTTATTCTTGAAAAAGGATGGGAAGGGCTTTCAGTACCTGCAATACACGGCAAAGTTGGTTTACGTGCTTCGATCACGGGTGAAATTGTGATGGATAATGTCTTTGTTCCTGAAGAAAATGCCTTCCCTGAAATTCGAGGTTTACGTGGTCCATTTACCTGTTTGAATAGTGCACGTTATGGGATTGCTTGGGGAGCAATGGGTGCAGCAGAGTTTTGTTGGCATGCAGCACACCAATACACCATGGACCGTAAACAGTTTGGTCGTCCATTGGCAGCGAATCAATTGATTCAAAAAAAATTAGCAGATATGCAAACTGAAATTGCACTTGGTTTGCAAATTGCATTGCGTTTTGGTCGTATGAAAGATGAGGGGATTGCATCAGTTGAAGGGACGTCATTGATTAAGCGTAATAACTGCGGTAAAGCACTGGATATTGCCCGTGTCGCACGTGACATGATGGGGGCAAATGGTATCAGTGATGAGTTTGGTGTCGCACGCCATTTGGTTAATCTTGAAGTGGTCAATACCTATGAAGGTACGCACGATGTACATGCACTCATTTTAGGCCGCGCGCAAACGGGTATTGCTGCATTTTGTAATTAAATCTATTTAAATCAAATTTTTAAAATTCTTTAGGGTGTTCCTCATTGAGCATCCTTAGAGCGCCTATGCCTGAAAAAAGGTCAATATAGAAAAACATAAAGGATTCATCGTGAATAACCTCTTGAGAATCTACAGATGTAACAGTCTAAATTTTGAATATAAATAGAATAAAAAATGACAAAGATTTAGGTCGATGTAGAGCAACGGAATTGCGATGACTCATTTGGGAAAATGAGGTAAAGGAATGAATAAAGATTTAAATACTGAGTCCAATGTACTCAGTTATAAACTACCATCGAATGTAGGCACAACCCATAAGATTCATCGTGGCACATGGAAGTTGGCATTTATTTTTGCTTTTGTGTCTCTCGTGATTGATGGTGTGGATATCATGCTGTTGTCGTTCAGTTTAACCAGTTTAAAAGCTGAGTTTGGTTTAACGACATTTCAAGCGGGTATGTTAGGCAGTGCATCGCTAGCAGGGATGGCTTTAGGTGGTATTTCTGGTGGTTGGGCAT
The DNA window shown above is from Acinetobacter piscicola and carries:
- a CDS encoding acyl-CoA dehydrogenase, with translation MNQMLNSTKKSHAQFNWQDPFLIEQQLTSEERMIRDAAQAYAQDKLMPRVLQQFRHEQTDASIFREMGELGLLGPTIPEQYGGAGLNYVSYGLIAREIERVDSGYRSMASVQSSLVMVPINEFGSEQQKQKYLPKLATGEYIGCFGLTEPDHGSDPGSMITRAKKVDGGYRLTGTKMWITNSPIADVFVVWAKEVSAEGNVGEIRGFILEKGWEGLSVPAIHGKVGLRASITGEIVMDNVFVPEENAFPEIRGLRGPFTCLNSARYGIAWGAMGAAEFCWHAAHQYTMDRKQFGRPLAANQLIQKKLADMQTEIALGLQIALRFGRMKDEGIASVEGTSLIKRNNCGKALDIARVARDMMGANGISDEFGVARHLVNLEVVNTYEGTHDVHALILGRAQTGIAAFCN